One Paraburkholderia sp. HP33-1 genomic region harbors:
- a CDS encoding glutathione S-transferase family protein, translating to MPAARPAEPIKLYTTLLSGHGHRVKLFLTLLDLPFEVIELHMMAGDHRKPEYLALNPFGQVPTIQDGELTLFDSNAILVYLAKRYGDESWLPDDPAGAAAVQRWLSLAAGQIAYGPCAARLVTVFGAPLDHEDAKQIAVKLFDVIDEELAGKPFVAGAHVTIADIAAHTYIAHAPEGGVSLQPYPNIRAWLRRVEALPRFIAMPSTKAGLLAA from the coding sequence ATGCCTGCCGCCAGACCCGCCGAGCCCATCAAGCTGTATACGACACTGCTTTCAGGCCACGGTCATCGCGTGAAGCTGTTTCTGACACTGCTCGACCTGCCGTTCGAAGTCATCGAGCTGCACATGATGGCTGGCGATCACCGCAAGCCCGAGTATCTCGCGCTCAATCCGTTCGGCCAGGTGCCGACGATCCAGGACGGCGAACTCACGCTGTTCGATTCGAACGCGATTCTTGTCTATCTGGCGAAGCGCTATGGCGACGAGTCGTGGCTCCCAGACGATCCGGCCGGCGCCGCGGCGGTGCAGCGCTGGCTGTCGCTCGCGGCTGGCCAGATCGCATACGGTCCGTGCGCGGCGCGACTCGTCACCGTGTTCGGCGCGCCACTCGATCACGAGGACGCGAAGCAGATCGCCGTCAAGCTGTTCGACGTGATCGACGAGGAGCTTGCCGGCAAGCCGTTTGTCGCCGGTGCGCACGTGACGATCGCCGATATTGCCGCGCACACGTATATCGCTCACGCGCCCGAGGGTGGCGTGTCGTTGCAGCCTTATCCGAACATTCGCGCCTGGCTGCGTCGCGTGGAGGCATTGCCGCGTTTCATCGCGATGCCCTCGACGAAGGCTGGATTGCTCGCGGCGTGA
- a CDS encoding LysR family transcriptional regulator, producing the protein MADVRNVNLNRLAIFVAVIDAGSLSAAATRLGLTKTMVSTHIQRLEAEVGASLLVRTTRRLSVTESGRAFYEASVKILRAAEDALNALGGETSPVSGTLRVSAPNDYGTLVVAPALVELRRTHPQLDVELLSSDRYVDLIADGIDVAIRLGRLADSNYRAVKLGSFVRWVVASPEFVRTWGVPGTPAALEALPFCALSVLPHPLTLDLRHVDGNTASVRCASALRVNTANACRAATLAGGGIGLLTEFSIGEDVEAGRLIRLLPEWATAPASIQAVFPPTSHPPAKVRALIDTLKRRLAAAPAD; encoded by the coding sequence ATGGCCGATGTGCGCAACGTGAACCTGAACCGCCTCGCGATCTTTGTCGCGGTCATCGACGCAGGCTCGCTGAGCGCCGCCGCCACGCGGCTCGGACTCACCAAGACGATGGTCAGCACGCACATCCAGCGGCTCGAAGCCGAGGTCGGCGCGAGCCTGCTTGTGCGCACCACGCGGCGGCTCAGCGTCACCGAGTCGGGCCGCGCGTTCTACGAGGCGAGCGTGAAGATCCTGCGCGCCGCGGAAGACGCGCTGAACGCGCTCGGCGGGGAAACGTCGCCAGTCAGCGGCACGCTGCGCGTCAGTGCGCCGAACGACTACGGGACGCTCGTCGTCGCCCCCGCGCTGGTTGAATTGCGCCGCACGCATCCGCAGCTCGACGTCGAACTGCTCAGCAGTGACCGGTACGTCGATCTGATTGCCGACGGTATCGACGTCGCGATCCGGCTTGGACGTCTCGCGGATTCCAACTATCGCGCGGTGAAGCTCGGGAGCTTCGTCCGATGGGTCGTCGCGAGTCCCGAGTTCGTCCGCACATGGGGCGTGCCGGGCACCCCGGCCGCGTTGGAGGCGCTGCCCTTTTGCGCGTTGTCGGTGCTGCCGCATCCGTTGACACTCGATCTGCGGCACGTCGATGGCAATACGGCCAGTGTGCGCTGCGCGTCCGCATTGCGCGTCAACACCGCCAATGCCTGCCGCGCGGCGACGCTTGCCGGCGGCGGCATCGGTCTGTTGACGGAATTTTCGATCGGCGAAGACGTCGAGGCCGGGCGGCTGATCCGGCTGCTGCCCGAGTGGGCGACCGCGCCCGCGAGCATCCAGGCCGTGTTTCCGCCGACGAGCCACCCGCCGGCGAAGGTGCGCGCGTTGATCGATACGCTCAAGCGAAGACTCGCGGCGGCCCCCGCAGATTAG
- the purU gene encoding formyltetrahydrofolate deformylase, with protein sequence MSAVSRPAQLVLTVACPSAAGQVAAVAGFLERHRCYVDELTVFDDELSERFFVRCVFHHVDRDDALQLATLKQEFAPIAERFRMTWAIHDLAIRPKVLIMVSKLEHCLADLLFRWRMGELKMDIVGIGSNHRDLEPLARQHGVPFHHLPMTADTKPQQEARLLDLFDTSGAELLILARYMQILSAETSRALAARAINIHHSFLPGFKGARPYHQAHARGVKVIGATAHFVTDDLDEGPIIEQKVEPVDHSYSPERLLTTGRDVECITLARAVKAFIERRVFINGERTVVLR encoded by the coding sequence ATGTCAGCCGTTTCCCGTCCTGCTCAGCTGGTTCTCACCGTCGCGTGTCCGAGCGCGGCGGGCCAGGTTGCCGCCGTCGCTGGCTTTCTGGAGCGGCATCGTTGCTATGTCGACGAACTCACCGTATTCGACGACGAACTCAGCGAGCGCTTTTTCGTGCGCTGCGTGTTTCACCATGTCGATCGCGACGATGCGCTGCAATTGGCGACGTTGAAGCAGGAATTCGCGCCGATCGCCGAGCGTTTCCGGATGACGTGGGCGATCCACGATCTCGCGATCCGGCCCAAAGTCCTGATCATGGTGTCCAAACTCGAACACTGTCTCGCCGATCTGCTGTTTCGCTGGCGTATGGGCGAGCTGAAGATGGACATCGTCGGGATCGGCTCGAATCATCGCGACCTCGAACCGCTCGCGCGGCAGCACGGAGTGCCGTTCCATCATCTGCCGATGACAGCCGACACGAAGCCGCAACAGGAAGCCCGGCTGCTCGATCTGTTCGACACGTCCGGCGCGGAGCTGCTGATTCTCGCGCGCTACATGCAGATCCTGTCCGCTGAAACGAGCCGGGCGCTCGCCGCACGCGCGATCAATATCCACCATTCGTTCCTGCCCGGTTTCAAGGGGGCGAGACCGTATCATCAGGCGCATGCGCGCGGCGTCAAGGTGATCGGCGCCACCGCGCATTTCGTCACCGACGATCTCGACGAAGGTCCGATCATCGAGCAGAAAGTCGAACCGGTCGATCACTCGTACAGTCCCGAACGGCTGCTGACGACCGGGCGAGACGTCGAATGCATTACGCTCGCGCGCGCGGTGAAGGCGTTCATCGAGCGGCGCGTTTTCATCAACGGCGAGCGGACCGTCGTGCTGCGATAA
- a CDS encoding glycine betaine ABC transporter substrate-binding protein, whose amino-acid sequence MRLIGRIVVASALGAMLAAGSVSVSADSKPTIKIGYVEGWDDSVATSNVAAEVIEKRLGYQVQLVPVAAGVMWQGVARGDLDATLSAWLPVTHGAYWNNFKEKVVDLGPNFTDAKIGLIVPDNVDVKSVGDLEAKKAEFGARIVGIDAGAGVMQKTSEAIKAYGLDYQLMPSSGSAMTAELARSEAASKPIIVTGWKPHWMFAKYKLKFLDDPKKVFGEAEHVDSVVNPELEKKAPTVVAFLKKFQWKPGEIDTVMLATQNGEKPAAAANAWISAHSDRVDSWVK is encoded by the coding sequence ATGAGACTGATCGGAAGGATAGTGGTGGCAAGCGCGTTGGGGGCGATGCTGGCGGCGGGCAGTGTGAGCGTGTCGGCCGATTCGAAGCCGACGATCAAGATCGGCTACGTGGAGGGCTGGGACGATAGCGTCGCGACGTCGAACGTGGCCGCCGAGGTGATCGAAAAACGCCTCGGTTATCAGGTGCAGCTGGTGCCGGTCGCGGCCGGCGTGATGTGGCAGGGCGTGGCGCGCGGCGATCTCGACGCGACGCTGTCCGCGTGGCTGCCGGTCACGCATGGCGCGTACTGGAACAACTTCAAGGAAAAGGTGGTCGATCTCGGGCCGAACTTCACCGACGCGAAGATTGGTCTGATCGTGCCGGACAACGTGGATGTGAAGAGCGTCGGCGATCTGGAGGCGAAGAAGGCGGAATTCGGCGCGCGCATCGTCGGTATCGACGCCGGCGCGGGCGTGATGCAAAAAACCAGCGAGGCGATCAAGGCCTACGGACTCGACTATCAGCTGATGCCTAGTTCAGGCAGTGCGATGACCGCGGAGCTGGCGCGCTCGGAGGCGGCCAGCAAGCCGATCATCGTGACCGGCTGGAAGCCGCATTGGATGTTCGCAAAGTACAAGCTGAAATTCCTCGACGATCCGAAGAAGGTATTTGGTGAGGCGGAGCACGTGGATAGCGTGGTGAATCCCGAACTCGAGAAAAAAGCGCCGACGGTAGTAGCGTTTCTGAAGAAGTTTCAATGGAAGCCGGGCGAAATCGACACGGTGATGCTCGCCACGCAGAATGGCGAAAAGCCGGCCGCGGCCGCCAATGCGTGGATCAGCGCACATTCGGATCGCGTCGATAGTTGGGTGAAGTGA
- a CDS encoding hybrid-cluster NAD(P)-dependent oxidoreductase encodes MMRDQAMFQPGIDQTLADASSRVTQPRFWDALPARWSSDADDTLVCCQVRNETHDVKSFFFRAPSGRAFVFEPGQFITLELEINGETINRCYTISSPPTRPHTISITVKRVPGGTVSNWLHDHLHAGMQVRVLGPAGEFTCARHPARKFLFLSAGSGITPLMSMSRAHHELGEDSDIVFVHSARTPDDIIFARELDLIAANQAHFRTAFVCERVGARTNWPGVTGFLTLPLLKLIAPDFLEREIFTCGPAPYMQAVRNLLDEGGFDRKHYHEESFSFETVGEVAAPVETATRFKVSFTRSHREIECGSGQHVLDAAKQAGVRLPASCTQGMCGTCKVKLVSGEVAMKHAGGIRQREIDQGMVLLCCSKPLTDLVVDK; translated from the coding sequence ATGATGCGCGATCAGGCCATGTTTCAACCGGGCATCGATCAGACTTTAGCCGACGCGTCGAGCCGCGTCACGCAGCCGCGCTTCTGGGACGCGCTGCCCGCACGCTGGAGCAGCGACGCAGACGACACGCTAGTGTGCTGCCAGGTCCGCAACGAAACGCACGACGTGAAGAGCTTTTTCTTCCGCGCGCCATCCGGTCGGGCGTTCGTGTTCGAGCCGGGGCAGTTCATCACGCTGGAGTTGGAGATCAACGGTGAGACGATCAATCGCTGCTATACGATCTCGTCGCCGCCCACGCGGCCGCATACGATCTCGATTACCGTGAAGCGCGTGCCGGGCGGCACGGTGTCCAACTGGTTGCACGACCATCTGCATGCGGGTATGCAGGTGCGCGTGCTGGGTCCGGCCGGCGAATTCACCTGCGCGCGGCACCCGGCGCGCAAGTTTCTGTTTCTGTCGGCGGGCTCGGGCATCACGCCGCTGATGTCGATGAGCCGCGCGCATCATGAACTCGGCGAGGACAGCGATATCGTGTTCGTGCATAGCGCGCGCACGCCGGACGACATCATCTTCGCGCGCGAGCTCGATCTGATCGCCGCGAATCAGGCGCATTTCCGCACCGCGTTCGTGTGCGAACGTGTGGGAGCGCGCACCAATTGGCCTGGCGTCACCGGCTTTCTGACACTGCCGCTGCTGAAACTCATCGCGCCGGATTTTCTGGAGCGCGAGATTTTCACCTGCGGCCCCGCGCCGTATATGCAGGCCGTGCGCAATCTGCTCGATGAGGGCGGTTTCGATCGCAAGCACTATCACGAGGAAAGCTTTTCGTTCGAGACCGTCGGCGAGGTGGCCGCCCCGGTCGAAACCGCAACCCGTTTCAAGGTGAGCTTCACCCGCAGTCATCGCGAGATCGAGTGCGGCAGTGGCCAGCATGTGCTCGATGCCGCGAAGCAGGCGGGCGTGCGGCTGCCGGCGTCGTGTACGCAAGGCATGTGCGGAACCTGCAAGGTGAAGCTCGTATCCGGCGAAGTGGCGATGAAGCACGCGGGCGGGATCCGTCAGCGCGAGATCGATCAGGGCATGGTGCTGCTGTGCTGTAGCAAGCCCCTGACCGATCTCGTCGTCGACAAGTAA
- a CDS encoding aromatic ring-hydroxylating oxygenase subunit alpha: MKVSADVRTMIERRKPNYTLEAPFYTSEDIFALDLDAIFRRHWIQVAVEPDVPEPGDYVTVEIGDDSILIVRDDDMQVRAFHNVCRHRGARLCNTGKGSLGNIVCPYHSWTYSLNGDLMFAEHMSEQFDRCKHSLKAVHVENLAGLIFICLAEQPPADFSVMRAAMEPYLLPHDLAGCKIAASIDIIEEGNWKLTMENNRECYHCVANHPELTISLYEYGFGYQRTPANEEGMAAFDATVARRTAQWEAMRLPSAEIERLADLVTGFRTQRLPLDRDGESQTLDAKVASKKLLGGFELPDLGGLSFWTQPNSWHHFMSDHIVTFSVIPLSAGKTLVRTKWLVHKDAREGIDYAVDNLTAVWRATNDQDRALVEYSQRGAMSSAYEPGPYSPFTEGLVEKFCEWYVGRLADYDANPQTLHGEKVVSFVR, encoded by the coding sequence ATGAAAGTTTCCGCAGACGTTCGCACAATGATCGAACGCCGCAAGCCGAATTACACACTCGAAGCGCCGTTCTATACGAGCGAGGATATTTTCGCGCTCGACCTCGACGCGATTTTCCGGCGGCACTGGATTCAGGTGGCGGTCGAGCCCGATGTGCCCGAACCAGGCGACTACGTGACGGTGGAAATCGGTGACGATTCGATCCTGATCGTGCGCGACGATGACATGCAGGTGCGCGCGTTTCACAACGTGTGCCGCCATCGCGGTGCACGTCTGTGCAATACCGGCAAGGGCTCGCTCGGCAATATCGTCTGTCCGTACCACAGCTGGACTTACAGCCTGAACGGCGACCTGATGTTCGCCGAACACATGAGCGAGCAGTTCGACCGCTGCAAGCATAGTCTGAAAGCAGTGCACGTCGAGAATCTCGCCGGGCTGATTTTCATCTGCCTCGCCGAGCAGCCGCCCGCCGATTTCTCCGTGATGCGCGCCGCGATGGAGCCGTATCTGTTGCCGCACGATCTGGCCGGCTGCAAGATCGCCGCGTCGATCGACATCATCGAAGAGGGCAACTGGAAGCTCACGATGGAGAACAATCGCGAGTGCTATCACTGCGTCGCGAACCATCCCGAGTTGACCATCTCGCTGTACGAGTACGGCTTCGGTTATCAGCGCACACCAGCAAACGAGGAGGGCATGGCCGCGTTCGATGCGACGGTCGCACGCCGCACCGCGCAGTGGGAGGCGATGCGGTTGCCGTCGGCCGAAATCGAGCGGCTCGCCGATCTCGTCACCGGGTTTCGCACGCAGCGTCTGCCGCTCGATCGCGACGGCGAATCGCAGACGCTCGATGCGAAGGTCGCGTCGAAGAAACTGCTCGGCGGTTTCGAGCTGCCCGATCTCGGTGGACTTTCTTTCTGGACCCAGCCGAACTCGTGGCATCACTTCATGAGCGACCACATCGTCACGTTCTCGGTAATTCCGCTGTCGGCCGGCAAGACACTGGTACGCACCAAGTGGCTCGTGCACAAGGACGCGCGCGAGGGCATCGATTACGCCGTCGACAATCTGACCGCCGTGTGGCGCGCGACGAACGACCAGGATCGCGCGCTCGTCGAATATTCGCAGCGCGGCGCGATGAGCAGCGCATATGAGCCCGGTCCGTACTCGCCGTTCACCGAAGGGCTCGTCGAGAAGTTCTGCGAGTGGTACGTCGGCCGTCTTGCGGATTACGACGCGAACCCGCAGACGTTGCACGGCGAGAAAGTCGTGTCGTTCGTGCGCTGA
- a CDS encoding electron transfer flavoprotein subunit beta/FixA family protein — protein MKIAVLVSVGRHPVSGVARYSRNDAAALALALSLARTHGATLDVLHAGDPSNAALKEYLALGARSVEALDMPPDADPVPHLAARLRGYEMVLTGTRGEGGFDSGMLPYRVAHALAVPLVGAVVDLSVRAACAQVRQYMPKGVRRRVEVQLPALIAVHPLANAVTSYAYARLREGTIQCNAAPAANHQHSTAPDQSAWTIRPATPKPVRLAAAEKRSGHARMLSATTTESRGGSVVIEGSSVEKAQVILAYLREHQLVDY, from the coding sequence ATGAAGATCGCCGTGCTGGTATCAGTCGGACGTCATCCGGTCAGTGGCGTGGCGCGCTACAGCCGCAACGATGCGGCCGCGTTGGCGCTGGCGCTGTCGCTCGCCAGAACGCATGGCGCGACGCTCGACGTGCTGCACGCGGGCGATCCGTCGAACGCTGCGTTGAAGGAGTATCTGGCGCTCGGCGCGCGCTCGGTCGAAGCGCTCGACATGCCGCCCGACGCCGATCCGGTGCCGCACCTCGCCGCGCGCTTGCGTGGGTACGAAATGGTGCTGACCGGCACGCGTGGTGAAGGCGGCTTCGATAGCGGCATGCTGCCATATCGCGTCGCGCATGCGCTGGCGGTGCCGCTCGTTGGCGCGGTCGTTGATCTGAGCGTCCGCGCCGCTTGCGCGCAGGTCCGGCAGTACATGCCGAAGGGCGTGCGACGGCGCGTCGAGGTGCAACTGCCCGCGTTGATCGCCGTGCATCCGCTCGCGAACGCCGTGACGTCGTACGCCTATGCGCGGCTGCGCGAAGGCACGATCCAGTGCAACGCCGCGCCTGCCGCGAACCACCAGCACAGTACCGCTCCCGACCAGTCCGCATGGACCATCCGCCCCGCAACCCCGAAACCGGTGCGGCTCGCCGCCGCCGAAAAGCGCTCGGGCCACGCGCGCATGCTCTCGGCGACGACGACCGAGAGCCGCGGCGGCAGCGTCGTAATTGAAGGGAGTTCCGTCGAAAAAGCACAAGTGATCCTCGCGTATTTGCGCGAGCATCAACTGGTGGATTACTAG
- a CDS encoding electron transfer flavoprotein subunit alpha/FixB family protein encodes MNTLKRIDPRRPFTLTAEGLKRITLGAVGVADAGAATLSAARRTAHHEQPKPRRTIATPNHVLLVAAHAERGALDVHARQTLAGAALIADDFTEVVLLVFGQFSGDAAALGADKLIELPMFDCRTYAPADELNALAACVAAYAPTHVFLPDNATGDGDLGRRYAAAADASVATHVVEIDAGHVASYVRANTALAYRALPEVVLLAPNAVDPKLPFVGAGERVAWRFDREADATAAQRAVRDLGIDEIDAAQVALEEADFIVSAGNGVSDVPAFERLAGTLGAAIGASRVAVDDGKFTRDKQIGATGKTVEASVYIAFGISGAVQHLQGIKDCRHVIAVNLDASAPIAKRANLTVIADAQETIAALNEAAAAARGARATSAALLEPGRLAEGVLA; translated from the coding sequence ATGAATACGCTCAAACGGATCGATCCGCGCCGCCCGTTCACGCTGACGGCGGAGGGACTCAAACGCATCACGCTCGGCGCGGTTGGCGTCGCGGACGCCGGGGCCGCCACGCTATCGGCTGCACGTCGGACCGCGCATCACGAACAGCCGAAGCCGCGCCGCACGATAGCCACGCCGAATCATGTGCTGCTGGTCGCCGCCCATGCGGAGCGCGGCGCACTCGATGTACACGCACGCCAGACGCTCGCCGGCGCCGCACTGATCGCGGATGACTTCACTGAGGTCGTGCTGCTCGTGTTCGGCCAATTCTCCGGCGATGCCGCCGCGCTCGGTGCCGACAAGCTGATCGAATTGCCGATGTTCGATTGCCGCACGTACGCGCCCGCCGATGAACTGAACGCCTTGGCCGCCTGCGTCGCGGCCTACGCGCCAACTCATGTCTTTCTGCCCGACAACGCGACGGGCGATGGCGACCTCGGCCGGCGTTATGCGGCGGCGGCCGATGCAAGCGTTGCGACGCATGTCGTCGAGATCGATGCCGGGCACGTCGCCAGTTATGTTCGCGCGAATACGGCGCTCGCCTATCGCGCGCTGCCCGAGGTCGTGCTGCTCGCGCCGAATGCGGTCGATCCGAAGCTGCCGTTCGTCGGCGCGGGCGAGCGGGTCGCGTGGCGCTTCGACCGCGAGGCAGACGCCACAGCGGCGCAGCGCGCGGTACGCGATCTCGGCATCGACGAAATCGACGCCGCGCAAGTCGCACTGGAAGAAGCGGACTTCATCGTGTCGGCGGGCAACGGCGTGAGCGACGTGCCCGCGTTCGAGCGGCTCGCGGGCACCCTCGGCGCCGCGATCGGCGCGAGCCGGGTCGCCGTCGACGATGGCAAGTTCACGCGCGACAAACAGATCGGTGCGACCGGCAAGACCGTCGAGGCGAGCGTGTACATCGCGTTCGGCATCTCGGGCGCGGTGCAGCATCTGCAGGGCATCAAGGATTGCCGCCACGTGATCGCGGTGAATCTCGACGCGAGCGCGCCGATCGCGAAGCGCGCGAATCTGACCGTGATCGCGGACGCGCAGGAAACCATCGCGGCGCTCAACGAAGCGGCTGCGGCGGCGCGCGGCGCGCGCGCGACCTCGGCCGCGCTGCTGGAGCCGGGCAGGCTCGCCGAAGGAGTGCTCGCATGA
- a CDS encoding (Fe-S)-binding protein, which translates to MSPVFVITVLLWVSVAGLAFALARRAAYWREGRASAAGAYGWANLLAIPKRYFVDLHRVVARDPYIARTHVATAGGAILAMALVFVNYGLAIYSPWLDKLIFLAALAMLIGTAFVWRRRHGAKVVPARLSRGPWDQLPMLLGAFALGLALFTALPATALSGAFAVLVALLIAAGAFTMTFGAARGGPMKHALAGLLHLAFHPRQERFADFAASREAVPPTALKTPQLDAKEYGVGKPVEFRWNQLLSFDACVQCGKCEAACPAFAAGQPLNPKKLIQDLVTGMVGGTDAHYAGSPTPGIPVGTHAGAPGKPLISTLIEADTLWSCTTCRACVQECPMLIEHVDAIVDMRRNQTLVEGSVPGKGPATLANLRETGSVNGYDIGARYDWAVDLQVQVAQPGRHVDVLLIAGEGAFDMRYQRTLRALVKVLNRAGVDYAVLGGVETDTGDTARRLGDEATFQQLARTLIGTLARYSFTRIVTADPHVLHSLRNEYRALGGFYRVQHHTALIDELIACGKLSPRAAAAVAERSITYHDPCYLGRYNGETEAPRRVLKSIGIKVVEMERHGLRGRCCGGGGGAPLTDIPGKRRIPDIRIEDARASGAEIVAVGCPNCTAMLEGVVGPRPEVLDVAELVAAALE; encoded by the coding sequence ATGAGCCCCGTGTTTGTCATCACCGTCCTGCTGTGGGTGTCGGTGGCCGGTCTAGCGTTCGCGCTCGCACGCCGCGCCGCCTACTGGCGCGAAGGCCGCGCGAGCGCCGCGGGCGCGTATGGTTGGGCCAATCTGCTCGCGATCCCGAAGCGTTACTTCGTCGACCTGCATCGTGTGGTCGCGCGCGATCCGTACATCGCACGCACGCACGTTGCCACGGCTGGAGGCGCGATCCTCGCAATGGCGCTCGTGTTCGTCAACTACGGGCTCGCGATCTACTCGCCGTGGCTCGACAAGCTGATTTTTCTCGCCGCGCTGGCAATGTTGATCGGCACGGCGTTTGTGTGGCGCCGCCGGCATGGCGCGAAGGTGGTTCCCGCGCGGCTCTCGCGCGGGCCGTGGGATCAGTTGCCGATGCTGCTCGGCGCGTTCGCGCTCGGTCTCGCGCTGTTCACCGCGCTGCCCGCGACGGCCCTGTCCGGCGCGTTCGCCGTGCTCGTCGCGCTGCTGATCGCGGCCGGCGCATTCACGATGACGTTCGGCGCGGCGCGTGGCGGTCCGATGAAACATGCGTTGGCGGGGCTCCTGCATCTTGCGTTTCATCCGCGTCAGGAGCGCTTTGCCGATTTCGCCGCATCTCGCGAGGCCGTGCCGCCCACCGCGCTGAAAACACCGCAGCTCGACGCGAAAGAATACGGTGTCGGCAAACCGGTCGAATTCCGCTGGAACCAGTTGCTCAGCTTCGACGCCTGCGTGCAATGCGGCAAATGCGAAGCGGCGTGCCCCGCCTTCGCTGCCGGTCAGCCGCTCAATCCGAAGAAGCTGATTCAGGATCTCGTCACCGGCATGGTCGGCGGCACCGACGCGCACTACGCGGGCAGCCCGACGCCCGGCATTCCGGTGGGCACGCACGCGGGCGCACCCGGCAAGCCGCTCATTTCGACTTTGATCGAAGCGGACACGCTGTGGTCCTGCACGACCTGCCGCGCCTGTGTGCAGGAGTGTCCGATGCTGATCGAGCATGTCGACGCGATCGTGGACATGCGCCGCAATCAGACGCTCGTCGAGGGCAGCGTGCCGGGCAAAGGGCCGGCGACGCTCGCGAATCTGCGCGAAACCGGCAGCGTGAACGGCTACGACATCGGCGCGCGTTACGACTGGGCCGTCGATCTGCAGGTGCAGGTCGCGCAGCCGGGGCGTCACGTGGACGTGCTGCTGATCGCCGGCGAAGGCGCGTTCGACATGCGCTATCAGCGCACGCTGCGCGCGCTCGTCAAGGTGCTGAACCGCGCGGGTGTCGATTACGCGGTGCTGGGCGGCGTAGAAACCGATACCGGCGACACCGCGCGGCGGCTCGGCGACGAAGCGACATTCCAGCAACTGGCCCGCACGCTGATCGGCACGCTCGCGCGGTACTCGTTCACGCGCATCGTTACAGCCGACCCGCATGTGCTGCATAGCCTGCGCAACGAATATCGCGCGCTCGGCGGCTTCTATCGGGTTCAGCATCACACGGCCCTGATAGACGAGTTGATCGCTTGCGGCAAGCTGTCGCCGCGCGCGGCCGCCGCGGTCGCAGAGCGCAGCATCACGTATCACGACCCCTGTTATCTAGGCCGCTACAACGGCGAGACGGAAGCGCCGCGTCGCGTGCTGAAGAGCATCGGCATCAAGGTGGTCGAGATGGAGCGTCACGGTCTGCGCGGGCGCTGCTGCGGTGGCGGCGGCGGTGCACCGCTCACGGATATTCCCGGCAAACGGCGGATTCCCGACATCCGTATCGAGGATGCGCGCGCGAGCGGCGCGGAGATCGTCGCGGTCGGCTGCCCGAATTGCACGGCGATGCTCGAAGGGGTGGTGGGGCCGCGTCCGGAAGTGCTCGACGTGGCCGAACTGGTCGCGGCGGCGCTGGAGTAA